In one Juglans regia cultivar Chandler chromosome 11, Walnut 2.0, whole genome shotgun sequence genomic region, the following are encoded:
- the LOC109019543 gene encoding heavy metal-associated isoprenylated plant protein 36-like isoform X2, with amino-acid sequence MATKPPEEAPETLKYQTWVLKVSIHCEGCKKKVKKVLQSIEGVYTTTVDSQQHKVTVTGNVHADTLIKKLLRSGKHAELIPEKKEKSGKSKNNEKQKGEKNNTEEDDNDNKDSELEGGDQVDEDDGEIEEEAGGNGGGGGGGAKKKKKKKKKKGQTGNPATNDASQNSGNAQAGSNNSPAALHDKPAPSLAAMNLSPPRQHHVYPYPPSMYHHPPPPLYGMSYNTAYPIASTATAYYAPAPMHANSNTYFHPEIYQPLLPLSHPIDSYADDDDQSQCSLM; translated from the exons ATGGCAACCAAACCACCTGAAGAAGCCCCAGAAACCTTGAAATACCAG ACATGGGTCTTGAAAGTCTCAATCCACTGCGAAGGCTGCAAGAAGAAAGTCAAGAAAGTTCTTCAAAGCATTGAAG GTGTTTATACGACCACTGTGGATTCTCAGCAGCATAAGGTTACAGTGACCGGTAACGTGCACGCAGATACTCTAATCAAGAAGCTTCTGAGATCAGGAAAACACGCCGAGCTTATTCCTGAGAAGAAAGAGAAGTCTGGAAAATCAAAGAATAACGAAAAGCAGAAGGGTGAGAAAAATAATACTGAAGAAGATGACAATGATAATAAAGACTCTGAATTAGAAGGTGGTGATCAGGTAGATGAAGACGACGGTGAAATTGAGGAGGAAGCTGGAGGTAacggtggtggaggaggaggaggagccaagaagaagaagaagaagaagaaaaagaaagggcaAACCGGCAATCCGGCCACCAACGACGCCAGTCAGAATTCCGGCAATGCACAGGCAGGCAGTAATAATTCTCCGGCAGCTCTCCATGACAAGCCGGCACCATCCCTAGCGGCGATGAATCTCAGCCCCCCTCGTCAACATCATGTGTATCCATATCCACCATCTATGTATCATCATCCTCCACCACCACTCTACGGAATGAGTTACAACACGGCGTACCCTATCGCCAGCACTGCTACTGCATATTATGCCCCAGCTCCCATGCATGCCAACAGTAATACGTACTTCCACCCAGAGATCTACCAGCCGCTACTACCACTTTCCCATCCGATCGACTCGTATGCTGACGACGACGACCAGAGCCAATGCTCACTCATGTGA
- the LOC109019543 gene encoding heavy metal-associated isoprenylated plant protein 36-like isoform X1, producing MATKPPEEAPETLKYQTWVLKVSIHCEGCKKKVKKVLQSIEGFCPTLALIRVYTTTVDSQQHKVTVTGNVHADTLIKKLLRSGKHAELIPEKKEKSGKSKNNEKQKGEKNNTEEDDNDNKDSELEGGDQVDEDDGEIEEEAGGNGGGGGGGAKKKKKKKKKKGQTGNPATNDASQNSGNAQAGSNNSPAALHDKPAPSLAAMNLSPPRQHHVYPYPPSMYHHPPPPLYGMSYNTAYPIASTATAYYAPAPMHANSNTYFHPEIYQPLLPLSHPIDSYADDDDQSQCSLM from the exons ATGGCAACCAAACCACCTGAAGAAGCCCCAGAAACCTTGAAATACCAG ACATGGGTCTTGAAAGTCTCAATCCACTGCGAAGGCTGCAAGAAGAAAGTCAAGAAAGTTCTTCAAAGCATTGAAGGTTTTTGCCCAACTCTAGCACTAATAC GTGTTTATACGACCACTGTGGATTCTCAGCAGCATAAGGTTACAGTGACCGGTAACGTGCACGCAGATACTCTAATCAAGAAGCTTCTGAGATCAGGAAAACACGCCGAGCTTATTCCTGAGAAGAAAGAGAAGTCTGGAAAATCAAAGAATAACGAAAAGCAGAAGGGTGAGAAAAATAATACTGAAGAAGATGACAATGATAATAAAGACTCTGAATTAGAAGGTGGTGATCAGGTAGATGAAGACGACGGTGAAATTGAGGAGGAAGCTGGAGGTAacggtggtggaggaggaggaggagccaagaagaagaagaagaagaagaaaaagaaagggcaAACCGGCAATCCGGCCACCAACGACGCCAGTCAGAATTCCGGCAATGCACAGGCAGGCAGTAATAATTCTCCGGCAGCTCTCCATGACAAGCCGGCACCATCCCTAGCGGCGATGAATCTCAGCCCCCCTCGTCAACATCATGTGTATCCATATCCACCATCTATGTATCATCATCCTCCACCACCACTCTACGGAATGAGTTACAACACGGCGTACCCTATCGCCAGCACTGCTACTGCATATTATGCCCCAGCTCCCATGCATGCCAACAGTAATACGTACTTCCACCCAGAGATCTACCAGCCGCTACTACCACTTTCCCATCCGATCGACTCGTATGCTGACGACGACGACCAGAGCCAATGCTCACTCATGTGA